Proteins from one Telopea speciosissima isolate NSW1024214 ecotype Mountain lineage unplaced genomic scaffold, Tspe_v1 Tspe_v1.0541, whole genome shotgun sequence genomic window:
- the LOC122648192 gene encoding MADS-box protein JOINTLESS-like → MDIQRRVDSKIQGPPNKNHKKNVRTDLVIVLFISVKEIVERHHLHSKNLQKLDEPSLELQLENGNYARLNKEVIEKSHQLRRMRGEDLQGLSIEELQQLEKSLETGLRRVLERKGERIMEEIGALQRKGLQLEEENERLRQLVNLSKGQRHFAPESENMVHEEGQSSESITNISSSFGPPQDNDSSDTSLKLGLPYSNGI, encoded by the exons ATGGACATTCAAAGAAGAGTTGATTCAAAGATTCAAGGCCCGCCCAACAAAAACCACAAAAAG AATGTTAGAACTGATTTAGTCATTGTGTTGTTTATCAGTGTGAAGGAGATAGTGGAAAGGCATCACCTGCACTCTAAGAACCTCCAGAAACTTGATGAACCTTCGCTCGAGCTGCAG CTAGAGAACGGCAACTATGCCAGGTTGAACAAGGAAGTCATCGAGAAGAGCCATCAACTGAG GAGAATGAGAGGAGAAGATCTTCAAGGGTTAAGTATAGAGGAATTGCAGCAGCTAGAGAAATCCCTTGAAACTGGATTGAGACGTGTGTTAGAAAGAAAG GGTGAACGAATTATGGAGGAGATTGGCGCCCTTCAAAGAAAG GGATTACAATTGGAGGAGGAGAATGAACGATTGAGACAGCTG GTGAACTTATCCAAAGGCCAGAGGCATTTTGCCCCTGAATCTGAGAACATGGTCCATGAAGAAGGCCAATCATCAGAATCAATTACTAATATCTCTAGCTCCTTTGGTCCACCTCAAGATAACGACAGTTCTGATACTTCTTTGAAGCTTGG